ATGACATTGAGTGAATACAAACTACTTTTCTTCGATATAAACTTGAGGGGCTTTTCTTTCAATTCGATAGActtttgattcaatttattaTACAACAAAACATTGTATTCTTTAGAAAAATGTTCCATCTGAGCTTCatgcaaaattttcttaaaagttACGTTACGTTCAGTCACAGataataatttatcattttcaattgtGATCTCAGATTCGTCAATTACGTTACCTTTCTCAGAATCAGTACTATCATCATTTACGTTAGTATCATTTTTTCTCTTGATacgatttttaatatttaaaataaaacgaaaaatataaGATAAAACGTTGATACATTTGACAAAGGATgagtaataattcaaaaatgaagaaactaaCTCCATTCTAGTAACGTTAAAACTACACTTTACTTTACAAGTTTCAAGAACTTCCTCAGAAGCATATTTAAAAGAGCGTGAATCGAGTGAGATATACTCTTCAAAATCGTCATTAATCCAAGCAGGACCACTAGTCCAtaacgaattttcaattaaattttgagcaGAAATACCCCTGGTGGCCAAATCCGCAGGGTTGGATTTGGTATCTACATAAAACCAATTTTCTTTTAACGTATTGAGTAGTATTTTCGCTACTCTATTTGAAACGAATTGTTTCAGTTTTTCGACAGGATGATTAATCCAATTAAGTACCGTTTTTGAATCGGAAAAATTATACACATTTTCTACATCAATTTTAAGATTACTACATACTCTAGAAATTAATTGGGATAATATCACTGCCGCGAGTAATTCTAAACGATGAATATTAGGTGGCTTAACAGGTGCCACACGAGATTTAGCACATACAAATGTTACAGTTATGTTGCCATTAACGCTAATACTGCGTAGATAAATTACAGCACAATAAGCTTTAGTAGATGCGTCACAAAAACCAATCAGATGGTAGATTTTTACATCCTCAAATAACGAATATGGTCGAGGTATcgagaattttgataaaatacttaAGTCGTTGCGATAAGACAAATACTCTTGAATAATATCACTAGGTACGACGTCATCCCAGCCAATAGGCTGTTTCCATAAAGCTTGCATCAATAATTTAGCTCTAATGGTCAAAGGTGttaaaattcctaaaatatCAAATATACGAGAAATATCAGATAACATAACACGTTTCGTAATACTATCAGGCAACGGCGTTAAATTAATCATTACATTCAATGTATCAGATTGAGGGCTCCATACCAAGCCAAGTACGTAAATAGAAGGGTCGTTACCCAATACACGTGAGTTCAAGGGTTCTATCAGAGAACTATcaatattttccaataattcaGCCGAATTTGACTGGTATTTACATAAGGGAAAGCCATATGATTCTAAAGTAGaatgaattaaattcaaaatttcgcgaGCAGCTTCAACATCTTTGGCACCAGTCATTAAATTATCCATGTAAAAACCTTTGCgaataattttagcaataatAGGAAATTCGTGTTCAATATCTCTAGCAATTACTTGAAGGCATTTTGTAGCCATATAAGCGGCAGGTCCAGTACCGTAAGTTAAAGTCATCAATTCGAATAAAGAAATAGGATCAGATAAACCATATCTCCATaaaatacgttgaaattttcgatcATCAGCATGAATTAAAATTTGCCGGTACATATGTTTAATATCTGCACAATAAGCGATAATAAATTGGCGAAAAGAAATTACGTTATCAAAAAGCTCTGGTTGGAGCGTTGGACCAGATAATAAATGATCATTGAGTGAGGTACCGGACTTATCGTTACAAGATGCATTAAATACTACTCTATATTTTGTATCAGTAGGAGTATTTTTAACAACCATATGGTGGGGAATATAATAAGAGTTTACATCAaaagattcgatttttttcatatgattcaaattttcatactcGTTCATAAACTTACAATAAGCTTCGCGAACTgcacttgattttttctcatttttcaataacaTAACTTTAGCCTTATTGAAAGAGCCATTCAGAACGTTAATAGAAGGTTTTACAGGTAAACGTAATACAAACCTACCAGTAGAGTCACGTTGATAGGTTGATTCAAAATGTTTCTCGATTTCGACATGTTCGGCAGGTTTTTCAGCCTCATTAGGATTCGATTCAAAAATATCTTCAATTTGACAAAATCGTTTCAATTGTTGTTCAATGTCAACATTAGTTAGGCCACAATAAGCTGTTGAAAGAAAAGAAGACTTTTGAGAACCAGAGATAATAAAACCAAAATGAGTATCTCTTAAACAAATACCCTCATAAAAGTGTCTTTGGTCTCCAAGAACAAATTCAACATACTCAGCTCCTAGAATGATATCAACCGACGAGTAAGGCAATTCATTAGATTCAGCAAATTTGAGTTtagaaaatttaccaagaattttCCCTACATTTTGGCGAGAAATACTataaggaatttttttaacgatatCAGCCTCGATGctcatttgaaatttagaaaatcgtGATTCCAATACGAATTTAGTTTTATGCTGAAGCGTTTTAGTAGTATCATTGATACCTATCAACGTGATTGGATTATCGTTTTTAAGAACAGGTAATTTAGCGCGATTACAAATATCACGAGTAATTAAACAAGTTTCGGACCCTTGGTCCAATAAGATACGAGCAGGAATTACTTTACCATCAGCTGATTTCACATTTACCACTGCCGTAGACAGGAAAACAGTTTTATTTGAAGATATTGGCGACGTTGGTTTGGTATCACCAGTATGAGCGGTGAGTGTTGATTTGGGCTCAGGTTTAGTTTCAGTATCGTTAGACTTTGCATTATCTTCATTCGACGACGTTGTGTTGAAGTGTAGTAAGGAGTGGTGAGAAGCTCCGCAGGTTTTACACTTCGAACGTTTACAATTGGTGACATGATGGTGCGGATTGAAACATAGACGACAAAGCTCCGatgatttcacaattttgtgcCTTTCTTGAGGCGTTTTTGATAGGAACGTTGAACAATCATTCAGGAAATGATTATTATTGCATACGACACAACGAACGCTCGGCGGAACAGGTTTTTTAGACAGGGTAGCAGTGGCGGTAGTTTTGCGTTCCGACTTCGTTTTATCACCTTTGGATTTAGACTGTTGAGATTCAACCTGTCGCTCATCCGCGACAAAGGCACGATTGCGcaggaatttttcgatttctttgtAGGTAGGAAACTCTTTATTAGATGAAATCGAATTCTCCCAATCAACGGCTGTCCGATTATCCAACTTGGTTGAtaccaaaaaacaaacaaaacgagAAAAGGCACCATCGCATTCTAATTTATTGGCCTTTAATCCTCGCATAACGATATCGATTTCATCAGTTAATTGGCGAATTTGGCTAGCAGTTTTAATTGGTTCCACACCGATGAGCTTTTTAAACAGTATACGAATTACCAATCTTCGATTATCGAATTTACTCAGCATATAATTCCAAGCTTCGACGTATAACTCATCTTCAAGCTCGAAATCGCGTAACAAATCTTTGGCATCACCAATACAAGATTGTTTCAAATAATACAGTTTTTGCACGTTACTCAAATCACCTTGGTTATGAACTAAATTCTCGAATAATCCACGATAATTCTGGAAGTTCAAAATATTACCATCGAACGTAGGTGGAGAAATTTTGGCGAGCTTTGGAGTACAAGCAGGAGCGTGCATCGATTCGTTAGGCGATCCTGGTATAGAATTACGACTAATATCACCCGCTAATTTAGAACGTTGAGCTTTACATTTCGCTTCCATTGAGCGAAGTTTAGGAGCGTAAAGTTTTTTCTCCGTTTCGAGAGCAGTTTCCAAAGCGACGGATTTTGTATCATCGGTTAAGGCGAGGGTAATTTCATCATCGTAATCGTTGAGCATTTCAAGCCGAATTCGTAAATCGGCGGCAATAGTTTCAAGTAGATTGATTTGCTCTAAATTGAGCGTTGACTTGTTGACTAAATCGTCAGCTTCGATTAATAATTTCTTCACATCGCGAGATAATGGACGACGCTTTCTCTTTTGTTCTTCCGTTAAGTTATCCATAGTTGGATTTGAATAATGCACtattattcgaaaattgaaaaattaaagttcatATTACCGGATCAAAATCCGGCCCGACCGAAGGACCATGTTAATGGTTTTATAACCATCAATATAAAAACGAACACACTTTTATAAAAAGCAaccatttcattttattttcacgaaCGTATAAATTACACAGGGCAAAAATCATACATAATGGTagataaaaatgtacaaaatcaTCTCGTTACGAGCGTTAGAACGAGATTACTACGAGTGCACCGTTGCACTGATAATAGAAGAAAAACATCAAACATtacataatgtaggtatttacaAAAGATAGGAAAATAAGGCGAAAATGCCTTAACAATTTATATTAGTGAAGAgagagttttcaaatgtgtgaTAAAATTCTGTCTTTCTACTTCTAGTTTATAATGTCCCCAAGGTAAAGTTTCATTGTCAAATATACATCtcttgtcatcaaatggagataaacctcttttatcttgttcaaatgtgtaaatattatgatttttactttgtataattttctgcttgaaactctttgttattttcttctctaagcattctttataatcattatgggtgatttgatttttgattacatgtttcttcactccttttgctcttttcttttcatcttcttcaaatACTTTGATGGAGTACAATTTAGAAGCTAACCCTATGAATTCTTCAAtactttttcctttcatttcatctttgaatttaccaataacttttttattaactTGAGGAATACCATATATATTATTCTCAGGATAGTCTGATGtgtcaaattcatcaatcattCCTTTCATATCACTGTAAAAGTCTGGcgtttttattgacaaaattaatgagtctgtatcagtatacaaaagtttaacatcatttttatattctctCTTCAACCTATAATAGAAATCATacatcaatgtttttgaaatatctaaaatagaaacacccacataaattggttgattgaaattgatgtgagtttttttcatgtgaacagCTGCAAgatcttctgcaaaaaatgttgattttacaaaatttggttttgaaacatactttgtatattttttaccttcactaatcaattttatatccACATGATTTCGCACATTCATCATTGTTCTACCAAACACCGagttattcatcaatttaaaaaagtctttttcaaattcattttttgcattttgtctatgctttgtatttttatcaatatatactttcatccaatctgattggttgaattgaataactctgtgaattttttccaatttcaaacctGCTTCAAGAGCCTGTCTAAgattcaaataatgtaaaacatatttcttcttatcatataatgttgtgaataatttaggaagtctattttcatcaataatattttctgcACAATAAGGTAGATCAGAATGATAATCATGTAATGTTTCTGGATAgcttaaatcaacttcaaacagATATCCTTTGCTTTGGTtatctctcattttcaaaattctactgtaaGTAAAATCGTTTGGATTTGCCCACCAAAACCCTCCATATGGTAAATGTTTACTCATAGCCCATCCATATAAATTATTTGCATCCAAATACTGAATGAAtgttgattctttatttttatcaaatttttcacccatgTACTTATGATTGGCTTTTTCATATCTATTTGAACATTGGGAAATTCCACCACGCTTGGCATTTTCAAACATGTACAACATGTCTACATCAGttatcaattccaatttttgttttgttgttttcaacatgCAATCCCAAGCAAATCCGGGGGTAGTATAATACCAAAGTGGATCTaacttgtaaatttcaagtgcagtttttctgaaattttcaatcacatctGCTAGCAAGAgtacatcaattttattgtacaaCATTGTAAactcttttagatttttaatgttgaaatgttcccaaattttttgagcacgtaAAAATTCCTGTTCATCTACATGTTCATCATTCAAGGAGTTGTAGAAATTTCCCCTAGATGGTAACTCTTCctcatcatatttttctaatgagtcCATATAATCGTAAGGGtaagccaatttttcagtcaacaaattgaacaatgaatcaTTTCCAGGTGGTACTGTATTATCAAaccatttctttaaatttttgaaatgacacatttccaagtttttagccaatttaGAAAGTGGTTCAGATAGAAATTTGTATGAATCTAAAAATCTAAGTTCTATTTTACCCTCTTTTCCTGAATAGTGTTgaaactttacaacttttgagaagCTGATGTAAGATTCCTCATTATTTGgaattagttttaaattatCTGTAGTTCCAGCAAATTCTTTGACTAATAAGTGGGAATCATAACCAGAAAAGTTGTGAAACAAGACGGGTATGAAACTAGGTACATTGTAATTCAAGTTGCAAAGACTATGAGCTGCACCTCTATATTCACCTGTTATATGGTCATGATCctgaactttctttttatttttttcttcatcatctaatttctctttcaaatctaattctAATTTCTCTAGTCTATCAGTCAGTGTTTGATCATCatgatactttaaaatatttgaagtaatttctatttcttttctcaatttattaatatttttttccatcataggtgggaaatcactcaattttctttcacaaatatgacatattgttgcttctttatattcacatttttgtatattggtcagtttcttcatttttttacaattatatatGTATTCATTAGCAATACGTACTGcatcttctgataatttttcacacaatactTGAGGGGTAttacttccaaaatattcaaacatgttctctgatatttctccattctcatataaaatgtaataaacacAACTAATTGGTACgtgctcttgaattttttgtgttttagcaTCTTCCTCtactttagttttttcaagttttctaagtATACACTCAAAATCAGCTATTATTGTGAAAGGAATTTTCATTGATCGATTATAGTTTGTAAATTCACAAATGTTATCACTTTTAAGAGGAAGTTTTACTGCAACTGGATCATGTACTTTACAGCTTTCTCTATGTTCTAAATATTTAACTTcactgtaaaaatgacaaaggcaccttttgcacaaaaaatgtattttttgagtgtttttggttaattgacttttaatcaattttgttagATCCTTAATCCAACAGTAGTGAGTATTTCTATCATTACTCTCTTcacataaatacaataaatcaacatgttttgttttctcttctttaGTAATATGTAAGggataaattttataacgatCATCATGATGATAAACATTAATAGATAATCCACCTTCtaccaatttcaattcattcactttattttcaaatttctctatgtctttaattttcatcggaaattcaatatctttcaaagctttatcaaaagttttctcatatGCTTTGTACTTTATTATTTCTTGTGGATTATCTTTTGCAGGATATAAACATGCTAAAAGTGACCATAAAAAGCATttattatcagtatttttaacatttataattgctttcttatcttttaaaatttttggaagatcaaTATAGGAACTTGCTCTAAGCGGGTCatatttgtttatatttactCTAAAACTATTGATTGATATTATTCGCCATGGACTACCTGTTAATTcatcaatgatattttcatgtctatcaagtacactcttcattaaagttgaaattccatttgttAATTCACTTCTATTAGTAATTCTATCATTCTTAGTTTGCAAAtgtttgtatgcaatttttgtttcatctcgAGTGTCTACATAAGTTgcagaaacacaaaaattcactttaataccactatgctttttcatccattcttgaagtaaagaactaacatgttttttcataaaatgtaaaaactttgacaTATCTTTAATATCCcagttatttttcatatcaaattgagcatgtcttgatttaaaattttcatccacaaaTTCCCATTTGGGCAGAGGTAATGTtttatttgagtgaaaatcgAGTAACCTTTCTACTATTTGATCTTTTCTCAACTGtttattaatattgaaattgttATCCTGAATAAACtcaatcaatttcttttttgataatttcaacaatttttctctatcaatattaatagccttgattttatctttgttcactaacaaatctgattttttcattttatcaacatttttcattccatacCACTTCAATTCCGTCTTTAATTCTTTCACATTAATCTTGACTTCAttgtgtttctttgtttttaaatgtctggcatagttcttgtatgtaattttacacATACACTTCTCACATGTTCTTAAAGGTGCTTGGTTATCCATTTTATTAtagttattcattttattattgaaattgatttctttaactaatggatcaatttctaaaagatggtgtacttcaaatgcaaaaaaattcgttcacagtggaaaaaattcattagttaaaagaatcagtttctatgataaaggtgttggtgtttgtgttaccgctttattagagataatgttttctttaactagtggtataatggtaatgttgtgatgaaatttttgcatttgtttgaaatgtttaagttttgaatgaatttttgcatttcattgaaatgtttaagttttgaatgaatttttgcatttgtttgaaatgtttaagttttgaaagaatttttgcatttgtttgaaatgtttaggttttgaatgaatttttgcatttcattgaaatgtttaagttttgaatgaatttttgcatttgtttgaaatgtttaggttttgatgaaatttttgcatttgtttgaaatgtttaagtattgcaaaaaattttgcatttcatttcaatatctaagttttgtaaatatttttgcatttgattgaatgaaaaactatgtgaaggtttatgtgaaatttttcacataagtttccacatacttttgaatttaaaaagtattgtaagaattcttactccagtgccaggaaatacattttatatctacttcCATCGTTTCGTACAATGTAAATATGTACGAGGGCTGATCAAAATGTTATTGGACAATCCcatattttgggtttaaaaTAATGGTAGCGAGTTCGTAAATATACCGTTGGAAAGAGCAAACCTTCTTCTACAAAACAAGCGTACAACGGGTTTTCTATGTGAAGGGGTTCCCAAACTGTAGCGGTTCAAAGGGAGGTGCCTCAGGTGTGttctgcgaatttttgatttagtgaaaaaaacgtacaaaaagcgctcaaaaatgttatttaaCAAGTCTACGGCGAACATTGGAGTCAAAATTAATATCCCCCTTAAAATATTCCCCCTTTTGAGCAATACTTCGAACTCGCACATTGCTCTAAACGACAACATTGcaacaaacacaaaattttgcaGACTGGTCATGAGGATGTGTTCGTTTGAAGCGGATTAGCTCGCGTGTCCTCCAAcgcacataatttttttttatctcgttgGAAAGAGGAAGGTTTGCTCTTTCCAGCGACGTATTAACGAACTCGCCAGGATTATTTCAGCCTGTGTTTTCCAGACTTCAAGATGTGACAGGCCAAAAACCaccattttcattgttttcgacactttcaaaaccattaaaaaaaatttttaccgaAAATGCACTGTCACACGTTTACTAGAGTTCCCATACACTGCATTC
The sequence above is a segment of the Planococcus citri chromosome 3, ihPlaCitr1.1, whole genome shotgun sequence genome. Coding sequences within it:
- the LOC135840644 gene encoding uncharacterized protein LOC135840644, encoding MDNLTEEQKRKRRPLSRDVKKLLIEADDLVNKSTLNLEQINLLETIAADLRIRLEMLNDYDDEITLALTDDTKSVALETALETEKKLYAPKLRSMEAKCKAQRSKLAGDISRNSIPGSPNESMHAPACTPKLAKISPPTFDGNILNFQNYRGLFENLVHNQGDLSNVQKLYYLKQSCIGDAKDLLRDFELEDELYVEAWNYMLSKFDNRRLVIRILFKKLIGVEPIKTASQIRQLTDEIDIVMRGLKANKLECDGAFSRFVCFLVSTKLDNRTAVDWENSISSNKEFPTYKEIEKFLRNRAFVADERQVESQQSKSKGDKTKSERKTTATATLSKKPVPPSVRCVVCNNNHFLNDCSTFLSKTPQERHKIVKSSELCRLCFNPHHHVTNCKRSKCKTCGASHHSLLHFNTTSSNEDNAKSNDTETKPEPKSTLTAHTGDTKPTSPISSNKTVFLSTAVVNVKSADGKVIPARILLDQGSETCLITRDICNRAKLPVLKNDNPITLIGINDTTKTLQHKTKFVLESRFSKFQMSIEADIVKKIPYSISRQNVGKILGKFSKLKFAESNELPYSSVDIILGAEYVEFVLGDQRHFYEGICLRDTHFGFIISGSQKSSFLSTAYCGLTNVDIEQQLKRFCQIEDIFESNPNEAEKPAEHVEIEKHFESTYQRDSTGRFVLRLPVKPSINVLNGSFNKAKVMLLKNEKKSSAVREAYCKFMNEYENLNHMKKIESFDVNSYYIPHHMVVKNTPTDTKYRVVFNASCNDKSGTSLNDHLLSGPTLQPELFDNVISFRQFIIAYCADIKHMYRQILIHADDRKFQRILWRYGLSDPISLFELMTLTYGTGPAAYMATKCLQVIARDIEHEFPIIAKIIRKGFYMDNLMTGAKDVEAAREILNLIHSTLESYGFPLCKYQSNSAELLENIDSSLIEPLNSRVLGNDPSIYVLGLVWSPQSDTLNVMINLTPLPDSITKRVMLSDISRIFDILGILTPLTIRAKLLMQALWKQPIGWDDVVPSDIIQEYLSYRNDLSILSKFSIPRPYSLFEDVKIYHLIGFCDASTKAYCAVIYLRSISVNGNITVTFVCAKSRVAPVKPPNIHRLELLAAVILSQLISRVCSNLKIDVENVYNFSDSKTVLNWINHPVEKLKQFVSNRVAKILLNTLKENWFYVDTKSNPADLATRGISAQNLIENSLWTSGPAWINDDFEEYISLDSRSFKYASEEVLETCKVKCSFNVTRMELVSSFLNYYSSFVKCINVLSYIFRFILNIKNRIKRKNDTNVNDDSTDSEKGNVIDESEITIENDKLLSVTERNVTFKKILHEAQMEHFSKEYNVLLYNKLNQKSIELKEKPLKFISKKSSLYSLNVILDEDNLIRVGGRLSTSNFSYEFKHPIVLSRYSRFLELFVVHIHEKYFHASKSFVVNFIRSRYWIIGGLTYLVKKAIISCVRCVEIGSSVVQQFMADLPKERVSISRPFSTTGVDLSGFFQVKCVNHRSVKHYKVYIAFFVCFTTRAVHLELVDNLSTEAFVAAFERFIARCGLPSTMYSDNATNFVGFRNVIQHDKLMDWKFIAPRTPHQGGLWEAAVKSGKAYLLKAIGSQVLSYSELNTVVIKVESILNSRPISYLANNNDIEPLTPAHFLIGSCPFDTPSSDDLLVKCGIRYRLWRSIIDSFWTSWRRSYLTYLQARTKWKKKLPNMKVGDVVIIKSPNEAVLSWPLGRIIETFPDSSNIVRNVMVRSKDGVFRRSVQQLVLLPVNSDQI